Proteins encoded by one window of Branchiostoma floridae strain S238N-H82 chromosome 6, Bfl_VNyyK, whole genome shotgun sequence:
- the LOC118418449 gene encoding RAB11-binding protein RELCH homolog isoform X3, with protein MATNPFMESDTEDQDLPGPFDDTSDSIDDKNSETIDESPKEITLDLVAHKLLKEKFILTALELHTELLESGCELPRLRDFFSNPGNFETQTVHTQPSSNLHRTSSEQTFDSLDFARYSDDGANQTDERVAVLEFELRKAKETIKGLRANLTEAAETDIPSPMATDGQKTETQQASSKEEPVKPHEKRALNFLVNEYLLKQDFKLTSITFSDECEDQDFEDWDDVGLNMPQPPDVLHLYRDYGSHVAPTLDVRDFGCGEDVVEVEEPEDDQDLEKIQELEEEKERLDAEIIALGDQIASLKEENDSLLGHVATLERDIEALQTPKFSTPVSTPNKQLQRPAAAFDLDPNVDIRTPPIGQSSTNEDNQGSRLTNGRSEDRTEADQAGPDELEESLQVTVGSEGVRDITLDVTASEGESMLQGELKKWDIPNRKMSEAFRRTLISMTQTVVDNRLGSEVSKIAGSGEGVVMMLARCLPHIVPNVLLAKREELIPLILCTVALHPDAKERDKLLHILFNLIKRPDEEQRQMILNGCVTFAEHVGQERVETELLPQCWEQINHKYEERRLLVAEACGTLAPFLPSEIRSSLVLSMLQQMLSDDKSDLVRESVAKSLGLITAYIDDVDKYSQGSELLHLAMCDASERVVGAAQQVFLPALAAWADELDRLHTDLIHGMMTRLEHLVKAAVRVKPMNQLLAGSAASVNQTGGETTIGLDETRFNLYVSTLDAMVPALFAAVLQSAPFAQEENLTCRDVEVSRFPMGSSPLHDIATIIGDHTQLAALVTAYDDMVEQEDFPAWETLQWVSEEFVPRLVQLTGSLDVTLTSCIHNLARLFHKICRTFGRIFTEKKLKPQFQTILKIPEEQIDREILSGRTALTRATVPLYAAGVLAVFHQESDRKQLIKFMQDILTTLSLSHAPLDSIQAAFLELGHTGSLSLRSDAVYHESLLTVLWDGVVHTSALVRASAARMFEMLIKGVQETLVSMRVVPALITLSTDPEMSVRIATIPAFGTIMESITQKETLDRVHMQFQQFLDDPQYREQHTLHVEIIRTFARIGPNAEPKFRDEFVLPRLAIMAGNNNLMINETKRTDIAMQLFEAFTAMSCCFISDDLINQCMLPGLRCLRQDMEHIAPQHQEVVASMIKEYEMKVDSRVPYDSSVPVGASLGNLAAAMSSEDAKTKLLSKLGQLKDKSSVQGTKIASMFHRKK; from the exons ATGGCGACCAATCCGTTCATGGAATCGGACACGGAAGACCAAGATTTACCGGGTCCTTTCGACGACACATCGGACAGTATAGACGACAAAAATTCAGAGACGATAGACGAGAGTCCAAAGGAGATAACGCTCGACCTCGTGGCTCATAAACTGCTAAAGGAGAAGTTTATTTTGACGGCGCTAGAGCTTCACACGGAGCTGCTGGAAAGTGGTTGCGAACTGCCGCGACTGAGAGATTTCTTCTCCAACCCAGGAAACTTCGAGACGCAGACGGTCCACACACAGCCATCCTCCAACCTAC ACCGCACATCCAGTGAACAAACATTTGACTCTTTGGACTTTGCACGTTACTCAGATGATGGAGCCAATCAGACAGATGAGAGAGTGGCAG TGTTGGAGTTTGAGCTACGAAAGGCCAAGGAGACAATCAAGGGACTACGGGCCAACCTGACAGAGGCAGCAG AAACAGACATCCCATCCCCCATGGCCACTGATGGGCAGAAGACAGAGACTCAGCAGGCATCTTCTAAGGAG GAGCCAGTGAAGCCACATGAGAAGCGAGCGCTGAATTTCCTGGTGAATGAGTACCTCCTGAAGCAGGACTTCAAGCTCACCTCCATAACCTTCTCTGATGAGTGTGAGGACCAG GACTTTGAAGACTGGGACGACGTAGGGCTCAACATGCCGCAGCCACCAGATGTCCTGCATTTGTACCGGGACTACGGGAGCCACGTGGCGCCGACGCTGGACGTACGGGACTTCGGGTGTGGGGAGGACGTTGTGGAGGTGGAAGAGCCGGAGGATGACCAGGATCTGGAGAAAATCCAGGAACTAGAAGAGGAAAAGGAAAGACTG GATGCTGAGATTATAGCATTAGGGGATCAAATAGCATCACTTAAGGAGGAAAACGATTCACTTTTAGGACATGTTGCAACATTAGAACG AGATATAGAAGCTTTGCAGACTCCAAAATTCTCCACACCAGTGTCAACACCGAACAAGCAACTTCAAAGACCAGCAGCAGCTTTCGACTTGGACCCAAATGTAGATATTAGGACTCCTCCCATTGGCCAGTCTAGCACAAATGAAGACAATCAAGGATCTAGATTAACCAATGGTAGATCAGAAGACAGAACTGAAGCAGATCAGGCTGGTCCTGATGAGTTGGAGGAGTCGTTACAGGTCACTGTGGGGTCAGAGGGCGTGAGAGACATAACCCTGGATGTTACAGCATCGGAGGGGGAGAGCATGTTACAGGGAGAACTCAAGAAATGGGACATCCCCAATAG AAAAATGTCAGAAGCATTCCGTAGGACGTTGATAAGTATGACACAAACTGTAGTGGACAACAGGTTAGGTAGTGAG GTGTCTAAGATAGCAGGTTCAGGTGAAGGTGTGGTGATGATGCTGGCCAGGTGTCTCCCACACATCGTACCCAATGTGTTACTTGCCAAGAGAGAG GAACTGATCCCACTGATCCTGTGTACAGTAGCACTTCACCCTGATGCAAAGGAGAGAGACAAACTCCTGCACATCCTCTTCAACCTCATCAAGAGACCTGATGAGGAGCAGAG GCAGATGATCCTGAATGGATGTGTGACGTTTGCTGAGCATGTGGGTCAGGAGCGGGTGGAGACAGAACTGCTGCCACAGTGTTGGGAACAG ATCAATCATAAATATGAAGAGAGAAGACTACTAGTGGCTGAGGCCTGTGGAACTTTGGCTCCATTCTTACCG AGTGAGATCCGCAGCTCCCTGGTGCTGTCCATGCTGCAGCAGATGCTGTCAGACGACAAGTCTGATCTGGTGCGAGAGTCGGTGGCAAAGAGCCTGGGGCTCATCACTGCCTATATAGATGATGTAGACAAGTACTCACAG GGTTCAGAACTGCTGCACCTGGCGATGTGTGATGCCTCGGAGAGAGTGGTGGGTGCAGCTCAGCAGGTGTTCCTGCCTGCCCTGGCCGCCTGGGCTGATGAGCTGGACAGGCTACACACTGACCTCATACATGGCATGATGACCAGGCTGGAACATCTAGTCAAG GCTGCAGTAAGAGTAAAGCCCATGAACCAGTTGTTAGCTGGTTCTGCT GCATCTGTGAACCAAACCGGTGGTGAGACAACAATAGGGCTGGATGAGACCAGGTTTAACCTGTATGTGTCCACCCTGGATGCCATGGTCCCCGCCCTGTTTGCTGCCGTGCTGCAGTCTGCACCTTTCGCACAGGAGGAAAACCTGACGTGTAGAGATGTCGAGG TGTCCAGGTTCCCTATGGGCTCCTCCCCACTCCATGACATCGCGACCATCATCGGCGACCACACCCAGCTGGCAGCTCTTGTTACTGCGTACGATGACATGGTGGAGCAGGAGGACTTCCCTGCATGGGAAACACTACAGTGGGTGTCTGAGGAATT tGTGCCCAGACTAGTACAGCTGACAGGCAGCCTGGACGTGACCCTGACCTCCTGTATCCACAACCTGGCCAGGCTATTCCACAAAATCTGCAGAACATTCGGAAGAATATTCACTGAGAAAAAG TTGAAGCCACAATTCCAGACAATTTTAAAGATTCCAGAGGAACAAATAG ATCGAGAGATCCTGTCAGGCCGAACGGCGCTCACACGTGCCACAGTACCATTGTACGCAGCCGGGGTGCTGGCAGTCTTCCATCAG GAGTCAGACAGAAAACAACTGATCAAGTTCATGCAAGACATCCTGACAACCCTGTCCCTCTCCCATGCACCCCTGGACAGCATTCAAGCAGCATTCCTGGAACTAGG TCACACAGGCAGTCTTTCCCTCAGGTCGGACGCCGTGTACCACGAGTCCCTGCTGACCGTACTGTGGGACGGCGTCGTCCACACCTCCGCTTTAGTACGGGCATCGGCGGCCAGAATGTTTGAG ATGCTGATTAAGGGTGTACAGGAGACCCTGGTGTCCATGCGAGTGGTGCCTGCTCTTATCACTCTGTCTACAGACCCAGAAAT GTCTGTCCGTATAGCGACCATCCCAGCCTTCGGCACCATCATGGAGAGTATCACCCAGAAGGAGACTCTGGACCGTGTGCACATGCAGTTCCAGCAGTTCCTGGATGACCCACAGTACCGTGAGCAGCACACGCTTCACGTGGAGATCATCAGGACCTTCGCACGCATCGGCCCCAACGCTGAACCAAAGTTTCGGGATGAAT TTGTGTTACCACGTCTGGCCATCATGGCTGGGAACAACAACCTGATGATTAACGAGACCAAGAGAACAGACATCGCCATGCAGCTGTTCGAGGCCTTCACGGCCATGTCATGTTGCT
- the LOC118418449 gene encoding RAB11-binding protein RELCH homolog isoform X2 produces the protein MATNPFMESDTEDQDLPGPFDDTSDSIDDKNSETIDESPKEITLDLVAHKLLKEKFILTALELHTELLESGCELPRLRDFFSNPGNFETQTVHTQPSSNLHRTSSEQTFDSLDFARYSDDGANQTDERVAVLEFELRKAKETIKGLRANLTEAAETDIPSPMATDGQKTETQQASSKEEPVKPHEKRALNFLVNEYLLKQDFKLTSITFSDECEDQDFEDWDDVGLNMPQPPDVLHLYRDYGSHVAPTLDVRDFGCGEDVVEVEEPEDDQDLEKIQELEEEKERLDAEIIALGDQIASLKEENDSLLGHVATLERDIEALQTPKFSTPVSTPNKQLQRPAAAFDLDPNVDIRTPPIGQSSTNEDNQGSRLTNGRSEDRTEADQAGPDELEESLQVTVGSEGVRDITLDVTASEGESMLQGELKKWDIPNRKMSEAFRRTLISMTQTVVDNRLGSEVSKIAGSGEGVVMMLARCLPHIVPNVLLAKREELIPLILCTVALHPDAKERDKLLHILFNLIKRPDEEQRQMILNGCVTFAEHVGQERVETELLPQCWEQINHKYEERRLLVAEACGTLAPFLPSEIRSSLVLSMLQQMLSDDKSDLVRESVAKSLGLITAYIDDVDKYSQGSELLHLAMCDASERVVGAAQQVFLPALAAWADELDRLHTDLIHGMMTRLEHLVKAAVRVKPMNQLLAGSAASVNQTGGETTIGLDETRFNLYVSTLDAMVPALFAAVLQSAPFAQEENLTCRDVEVSRFPMGSSPLHDIATIIGDHTQLAALVTAYDDMVEQEDFPAWETLQWVSEEFVPRLVQLTGSLDVTLTSCIHNLARLFHKICRTFGRIFTEKKLKPQFQTILKIPEEQIDREILSGRTALTRATVPLYAAGVLAVFHQESDRKQLIKFMQDILTTLSLSHAPLDSIQAAFLELGSDAVYHESLLTVLWDGVVHTSALVRASAARMFEMLIKGVQETLVSMRVVPALITLSTDPEMSVRIATIPAFGTIMESITQKETLDRVHMQFQQFLDDPQYREQHTLHVEIIRTFARIGPNAEPKFRDEFVLPRLAIMAGNNNLMINETKRTDIAMQLFEAFTAMSCCFISDDLINQCMLPGLRCLRQDMEHIAPQHQVGHFFCVGREVVASMIKEYEMKVDSRVPYDSSVPVGASLGNLAAAMSSEDAKTKLLSKLGQLKDKSSVQGTKIASMFHRKK, from the exons ATGGCGACCAATCCGTTCATGGAATCGGACACGGAAGACCAAGATTTACCGGGTCCTTTCGACGACACATCGGACAGTATAGACGACAAAAATTCAGAGACGATAGACGAGAGTCCAAAGGAGATAACGCTCGACCTCGTGGCTCATAAACTGCTAAAGGAGAAGTTTATTTTGACGGCGCTAGAGCTTCACACGGAGCTGCTGGAAAGTGGTTGCGAACTGCCGCGACTGAGAGATTTCTTCTCCAACCCAGGAAACTTCGAGACGCAGACGGTCCACACACAGCCATCCTCCAACCTAC ACCGCACATCCAGTGAACAAACATTTGACTCTTTGGACTTTGCACGTTACTCAGATGATGGAGCCAATCAGACAGATGAGAGAGTGGCAG TGTTGGAGTTTGAGCTACGAAAGGCCAAGGAGACAATCAAGGGACTACGGGCCAACCTGACAGAGGCAGCAG AAACAGACATCCCATCCCCCATGGCCACTGATGGGCAGAAGACAGAGACTCAGCAGGCATCTTCTAAGGAG GAGCCAGTGAAGCCACATGAGAAGCGAGCGCTGAATTTCCTGGTGAATGAGTACCTCCTGAAGCAGGACTTCAAGCTCACCTCCATAACCTTCTCTGATGAGTGTGAGGACCAG GACTTTGAAGACTGGGACGACGTAGGGCTCAACATGCCGCAGCCACCAGATGTCCTGCATTTGTACCGGGACTACGGGAGCCACGTGGCGCCGACGCTGGACGTACGGGACTTCGGGTGTGGGGAGGACGTTGTGGAGGTGGAAGAGCCGGAGGATGACCAGGATCTGGAGAAAATCCAGGAACTAGAAGAGGAAAAGGAAAGACTG GATGCTGAGATTATAGCATTAGGGGATCAAATAGCATCACTTAAGGAGGAAAACGATTCACTTTTAGGACATGTTGCAACATTAGAACG AGATATAGAAGCTTTGCAGACTCCAAAATTCTCCACACCAGTGTCAACACCGAACAAGCAACTTCAAAGACCAGCAGCAGCTTTCGACTTGGACCCAAATGTAGATATTAGGACTCCTCCCATTGGCCAGTCTAGCACAAATGAAGACAATCAAGGATCTAGATTAACCAATGGTAGATCAGAAGACAGAACTGAAGCAGATCAGGCTGGTCCTGATGAGTTGGAGGAGTCGTTACAGGTCACTGTGGGGTCAGAGGGCGTGAGAGACATAACCCTGGATGTTACAGCATCGGAGGGGGAGAGCATGTTACAGGGAGAACTCAAGAAATGGGACATCCCCAATAG AAAAATGTCAGAAGCATTCCGTAGGACGTTGATAAGTATGACACAAACTGTAGTGGACAACAGGTTAGGTAGTGAG GTGTCTAAGATAGCAGGTTCAGGTGAAGGTGTGGTGATGATGCTGGCCAGGTGTCTCCCACACATCGTACCCAATGTGTTACTTGCCAAGAGAGAG GAACTGATCCCACTGATCCTGTGTACAGTAGCACTTCACCCTGATGCAAAGGAGAGAGACAAACTCCTGCACATCCTCTTCAACCTCATCAAGAGACCTGATGAGGAGCAGAG GCAGATGATCCTGAATGGATGTGTGACGTTTGCTGAGCATGTGGGTCAGGAGCGGGTGGAGACAGAACTGCTGCCACAGTGTTGGGAACAG ATCAATCATAAATATGAAGAGAGAAGACTACTAGTGGCTGAGGCCTGTGGAACTTTGGCTCCATTCTTACCG AGTGAGATCCGCAGCTCCCTGGTGCTGTCCATGCTGCAGCAGATGCTGTCAGACGACAAGTCTGATCTGGTGCGAGAGTCGGTGGCAAAGAGCCTGGGGCTCATCACTGCCTATATAGATGATGTAGACAAGTACTCACAG GGTTCAGAACTGCTGCACCTGGCGATGTGTGATGCCTCGGAGAGAGTGGTGGGTGCAGCTCAGCAGGTGTTCCTGCCTGCCCTGGCCGCCTGGGCTGATGAGCTGGACAGGCTACACACTGACCTCATACATGGCATGATGACCAGGCTGGAACATCTAGTCAAG GCTGCAGTAAGAGTAAAGCCCATGAACCAGTTGTTAGCTGGTTCTGCT GCATCTGTGAACCAAACCGGTGGTGAGACAACAATAGGGCTGGATGAGACCAGGTTTAACCTGTATGTGTCCACCCTGGATGCCATGGTCCCCGCCCTGTTTGCTGCCGTGCTGCAGTCTGCACCTTTCGCACAGGAGGAAAACCTGACGTGTAGAGATGTCGAGG TGTCCAGGTTCCCTATGGGCTCCTCCCCACTCCATGACATCGCGACCATCATCGGCGACCACACCCAGCTGGCAGCTCTTGTTACTGCGTACGATGACATGGTGGAGCAGGAGGACTTCCCTGCATGGGAAACACTACAGTGGGTGTCTGAGGAATT tGTGCCCAGACTAGTACAGCTGACAGGCAGCCTGGACGTGACCCTGACCTCCTGTATCCACAACCTGGCCAGGCTATTCCACAAAATCTGCAGAACATTCGGAAGAATATTCACTGAGAAAAAG TTGAAGCCACAATTCCAGACAATTTTAAAGATTCCAGAGGAACAAATAG ATCGAGAGATCCTGTCAGGCCGAACGGCGCTCACACGTGCCACAGTACCATTGTACGCAGCCGGGGTGCTGGCAGTCTTCCATCAG GAGTCAGACAGAAAACAACTGATCAAGTTCATGCAAGACATCCTGACAACCCTGTCCCTCTCCCATGCACCCCTGGACAGCATTCAAGCAGCATTCCTGGAACTAGG GTCGGACGCCGTGTACCACGAGTCCCTGCTGACCGTACTGTGGGACGGCGTCGTCCACACCTCCGCTTTAGTACGGGCATCGGCGGCCAGAATGTTTGAG ATGCTGATTAAGGGTGTACAGGAGACCCTGGTGTCCATGCGAGTGGTGCCTGCTCTTATCACTCTGTCTACAGACCCAGAAAT GTCTGTCCGTATAGCGACCATCCCAGCCTTCGGCACCATCATGGAGAGTATCACCCAGAAGGAGACTCTGGACCGTGTGCACATGCAGTTCCAGCAGTTCCTGGATGACCCACAGTACCGTGAGCAGCACACGCTTCACGTGGAGATCATCAGGACCTTCGCACGCATCGGCCCCAACGCTGAACCAAAGTTTCGGGATGAAT TTGTGTTACCACGTCTGGCCATCATGGCTGGGAACAACAACCTGATGATTAACGAGACCAAGAGAACAGACATCGCCATGCAGCTGTTCGAGGCCTTCACGGCCATGTCATGTTGCT
- the LOC118418449 gene encoding RAB11-binding protein RELCH homolog isoform X1, protein MATNPFMESDTEDQDLPGPFDDTSDSIDDKNSETIDESPKEITLDLVAHKLLKEKFILTALELHTELLESGCELPRLRDFFSNPGNFETQTVHTQPSSNLHRTSSEQTFDSLDFARYSDDGANQTDERVAVLEFELRKAKETIKGLRANLTEAAETDIPSPMATDGQKTETQQASSKEEPVKPHEKRALNFLVNEYLLKQDFKLTSITFSDECEDQDFEDWDDVGLNMPQPPDVLHLYRDYGSHVAPTLDVRDFGCGEDVVEVEEPEDDQDLEKIQELEEEKERLDAEIIALGDQIASLKEENDSLLGHVATLERDIEALQTPKFSTPVSTPNKQLQRPAAAFDLDPNVDIRTPPIGQSSTNEDNQGSRLTNGRSEDRTEADQAGPDELEESLQVTVGSEGVRDITLDVTASEGESMLQGELKKWDIPNRKMSEAFRRTLISMTQTVVDNRLGSEVSKIAGSGEGVVMMLARCLPHIVPNVLLAKREELIPLILCTVALHPDAKERDKLLHILFNLIKRPDEEQRQMILNGCVTFAEHVGQERVETELLPQCWEQINHKYEERRLLVAEACGTLAPFLPSEIRSSLVLSMLQQMLSDDKSDLVRESVAKSLGLITAYIDDVDKYSQGSELLHLAMCDASERVVGAAQQVFLPALAAWADELDRLHTDLIHGMMTRLEHLVKAAVRVKPMNQLLAGSAASVNQTGGETTIGLDETRFNLYVSTLDAMVPALFAAVLQSAPFAQEENLTCRDVEVSRFPMGSSPLHDIATIIGDHTQLAALVTAYDDMVEQEDFPAWETLQWVSEEFVPRLVQLTGSLDVTLTSCIHNLARLFHKICRTFGRIFTEKKLKPQFQTILKIPEEQIDREILSGRTALTRATVPLYAAGVLAVFHQESDRKQLIKFMQDILTTLSLSHAPLDSIQAAFLELGHTGSLSLRSDAVYHESLLTVLWDGVVHTSALVRASAARMFEMLIKGVQETLVSMRVVPALITLSTDPEMSVRIATIPAFGTIMESITQKETLDRVHMQFQQFLDDPQYREQHTLHVEIIRTFARIGPNAEPKFRDEFVLPRLAIMAGNNNLMINETKRTDIAMQLFEAFTAMSCCFISDDLINQCMLPGLRCLRQDMEHIAPQHQVGHFFCVGREVVASMIKEYEMKVDSRVPYDSSVPVGASLGNLAAAMSSEDAKTKLLSKLGQLKDKSSVQGTKIASMFHRKK, encoded by the exons ATGGCGACCAATCCGTTCATGGAATCGGACACGGAAGACCAAGATTTACCGGGTCCTTTCGACGACACATCGGACAGTATAGACGACAAAAATTCAGAGACGATAGACGAGAGTCCAAAGGAGATAACGCTCGACCTCGTGGCTCATAAACTGCTAAAGGAGAAGTTTATTTTGACGGCGCTAGAGCTTCACACGGAGCTGCTGGAAAGTGGTTGCGAACTGCCGCGACTGAGAGATTTCTTCTCCAACCCAGGAAACTTCGAGACGCAGACGGTCCACACACAGCCATCCTCCAACCTAC ACCGCACATCCAGTGAACAAACATTTGACTCTTTGGACTTTGCACGTTACTCAGATGATGGAGCCAATCAGACAGATGAGAGAGTGGCAG TGTTGGAGTTTGAGCTACGAAAGGCCAAGGAGACAATCAAGGGACTACGGGCCAACCTGACAGAGGCAGCAG AAACAGACATCCCATCCCCCATGGCCACTGATGGGCAGAAGACAGAGACTCAGCAGGCATCTTCTAAGGAG GAGCCAGTGAAGCCACATGAGAAGCGAGCGCTGAATTTCCTGGTGAATGAGTACCTCCTGAAGCAGGACTTCAAGCTCACCTCCATAACCTTCTCTGATGAGTGTGAGGACCAG GACTTTGAAGACTGGGACGACGTAGGGCTCAACATGCCGCAGCCACCAGATGTCCTGCATTTGTACCGGGACTACGGGAGCCACGTGGCGCCGACGCTGGACGTACGGGACTTCGGGTGTGGGGAGGACGTTGTGGAGGTGGAAGAGCCGGAGGATGACCAGGATCTGGAGAAAATCCAGGAACTAGAAGAGGAAAAGGAAAGACTG GATGCTGAGATTATAGCATTAGGGGATCAAATAGCATCACTTAAGGAGGAAAACGATTCACTTTTAGGACATGTTGCAACATTAGAACG AGATATAGAAGCTTTGCAGACTCCAAAATTCTCCACACCAGTGTCAACACCGAACAAGCAACTTCAAAGACCAGCAGCAGCTTTCGACTTGGACCCAAATGTAGATATTAGGACTCCTCCCATTGGCCAGTCTAGCACAAATGAAGACAATCAAGGATCTAGATTAACCAATGGTAGATCAGAAGACAGAACTGAAGCAGATCAGGCTGGTCCTGATGAGTTGGAGGAGTCGTTACAGGTCACTGTGGGGTCAGAGGGCGTGAGAGACATAACCCTGGATGTTACAGCATCGGAGGGGGAGAGCATGTTACAGGGAGAACTCAAGAAATGGGACATCCCCAATAG AAAAATGTCAGAAGCATTCCGTAGGACGTTGATAAGTATGACACAAACTGTAGTGGACAACAGGTTAGGTAGTGAG GTGTCTAAGATAGCAGGTTCAGGTGAAGGTGTGGTGATGATGCTGGCCAGGTGTCTCCCACACATCGTACCCAATGTGTTACTTGCCAAGAGAGAG GAACTGATCCCACTGATCCTGTGTACAGTAGCACTTCACCCTGATGCAAAGGAGAGAGACAAACTCCTGCACATCCTCTTCAACCTCATCAAGAGACCTGATGAGGAGCAGAG GCAGATGATCCTGAATGGATGTGTGACGTTTGCTGAGCATGTGGGTCAGGAGCGGGTGGAGACAGAACTGCTGCCACAGTGTTGGGAACAG ATCAATCATAAATATGAAGAGAGAAGACTACTAGTGGCTGAGGCCTGTGGAACTTTGGCTCCATTCTTACCG AGTGAGATCCGCAGCTCCCTGGTGCTGTCCATGCTGCAGCAGATGCTGTCAGACGACAAGTCTGATCTGGTGCGAGAGTCGGTGGCAAAGAGCCTGGGGCTCATCACTGCCTATATAGATGATGTAGACAAGTACTCACAG GGTTCAGAACTGCTGCACCTGGCGATGTGTGATGCCTCGGAGAGAGTGGTGGGTGCAGCTCAGCAGGTGTTCCTGCCTGCCCTGGCCGCCTGGGCTGATGAGCTGGACAGGCTACACACTGACCTCATACATGGCATGATGACCAGGCTGGAACATCTAGTCAAG GCTGCAGTAAGAGTAAAGCCCATGAACCAGTTGTTAGCTGGTTCTGCT GCATCTGTGAACCAAACCGGTGGTGAGACAACAATAGGGCTGGATGAGACCAGGTTTAACCTGTATGTGTCCACCCTGGATGCCATGGTCCCCGCCCTGTTTGCTGCCGTGCTGCAGTCTGCACCTTTCGCACAGGAGGAAAACCTGACGTGTAGAGATGTCGAGG TGTCCAGGTTCCCTATGGGCTCCTCCCCACTCCATGACATCGCGACCATCATCGGCGACCACACCCAGCTGGCAGCTCTTGTTACTGCGTACGATGACATGGTGGAGCAGGAGGACTTCCCTGCATGGGAAACACTACAGTGGGTGTCTGAGGAATT tGTGCCCAGACTAGTACAGCTGACAGGCAGCCTGGACGTGACCCTGACCTCCTGTATCCACAACCTGGCCAGGCTATTCCACAAAATCTGCAGAACATTCGGAAGAATATTCACTGAGAAAAAG TTGAAGCCACAATTCCAGACAATTTTAAAGATTCCAGAGGAACAAATAG ATCGAGAGATCCTGTCAGGCCGAACGGCGCTCACACGTGCCACAGTACCATTGTACGCAGCCGGGGTGCTGGCAGTCTTCCATCAG GAGTCAGACAGAAAACAACTGATCAAGTTCATGCAAGACATCCTGACAACCCTGTCCCTCTCCCATGCACCCCTGGACAGCATTCAAGCAGCATTCCTGGAACTAGG TCACACAGGCAGTCTTTCCCTCAGGTCGGACGCCGTGTACCACGAGTCCCTGCTGACCGTACTGTGGGACGGCGTCGTCCACACCTCCGCTTTAGTACGGGCATCGGCGGCCAGAATGTTTGAG ATGCTGATTAAGGGTGTACAGGAGACCCTGGTGTCCATGCGAGTGGTGCCTGCTCTTATCACTCTGTCTACAGACCCAGAAAT GTCTGTCCGTATAGCGACCATCCCAGCCTTCGGCACCATCATGGAGAGTATCACCCAGAAGGAGACTCTGGACCGTGTGCACATGCAGTTCCAGCAGTTCCTGGATGACCCACAGTACCGTGAGCAGCACACGCTTCACGTGGAGATCATCAGGACCTTCGCACGCATCGGCCCCAACGCTGAACCAAAGTTTCGGGATGAAT TTGTGTTACCACGTCTGGCCATCATGGCTGGGAACAACAACCTGATGATTAACGAGACCAAGAGAACAGACATCGCCATGCAGCTGTTCGAGGCCTTCACGGCCATGTCATGTTGCT